The DNA segment TTGGCTAAGTTTAAGGAATTAACTTGCAATAGTATGCTATTACAAATACTTTTGCCATTGTAGGATACATCAATTTTAGTTTAGGCTAGAGCTATTTTAAATATTTGTAATAGACAACAACTATAAACGAGTCTGAGAATTTTTTTTTACATGCTAGAGATCTTGGTTATATGAAGGCCTAAATGTGTTCATGTAGTTAAATGACTTGCTTACAAGTTCAGCAGTTTATACTCGATTTATTAACATTTTGGCGTGTCTTAGTTAGTGTTCTTACTTACTTTGGCTTCATAAGCGCGTTACTCTGCTGGAATTTGTTATCTGGGATTGtcgaaaagaatttttttttaggaAAGATCTAAATATCATTGGCCATAGGATTATAAGGTGTTTATTCGAACCATATTGTTAAACTTCCCTTTAGACCCAATGCTTTAAGACTTTAAAATACTTTTTTGGGGACATAGCTTGTGGATTGTTGCAAAACCAAAGAAGGAATGATATGCTTATTTTGGGTCTTTGATTTTTGTATATTACATAGTACTAAATTTTCCCTCTAATTCTGtgttcctttttttcctttgtttGCATATGCACTTGGAGCAAATCATGGAGTCTTAAGCAAGACTCTCCCATACCCGCACGTGGAGTCAATGCCTCTCATTCTTTAGATGCACCGGATAGCGAGAAAAACATGTGAAACGCTTGGGGGCACCTATGGCGTCTTTCTTTACATCCATGTTGTCTAACTTCTTGATTACagatgatttatttgtatttgtgcTTATCTCATATTTAGCATGAGTTTTGGTAATTaagtttatttaattatttagtatttttgctAAATAAAGTACTCATTCATCACATAGGACTAACATTAAATTAGATGAAGACTTGAAACCTTCTCTTTATTTCTACTTTCTAACCCATGAACACTTATGGATTTGGAGTCTGCCAGGGTTTTGGtagaacttttgatatgaatAACGTATCCAGATTTGAGTTTCTAACTTAAAAAGTAGTTCTTTTCTAATgtctaagttttttttttcttttttggctttggtttattttttaacCAAGAAACTTTTTAAGACTAAGTTTAATGGATTTCAAACAAAACAATCATACTAAAGCTGTTAAAGGCCTAATTAACTTGACACTAATTTCGAACCCTTTTAAAGAAGGCTAATTTTTTTTAGAGATTCTTGAATTATTTAAACATCTGTCGACTATTTAATATTTGAGTATTTACACTTATAGTTTAGTGCAATCAATTAACCTAAGTTCGACCGGTTAACTATATTTAATGGATCATATAGAGTGCTTAATACTTTCTCTATAAAATTAATTAGAACCCTTACCCATAGCCTTAAAGGTTAAGTAGACCATAAAACAGAATTAATTTTAAGCACTATTTAGCTAAAATTGGTGTCCCAATTCACCGTTAAAATAATAGATGGCGACTCTCTTAAACTAATTAAACCCGCAGAATTACCAATATGTTATACTCTAGTTTGACCCGTGTTAAAATGGGGTATAACACTTGGtagattttatttctatagccattctagtcatctaagattttcagtaattttgttttaaagactcacttgtttcaaaataaatgctcgattcatcgagccgtacttgttcaaatGTTtatcagttttaatcaaatgcattgctctttattattcattattatcttccattttttttctttttacagcgttattattacttttcctgatgaaccggtgactgtgacatgtaacgagacaacgcaacatgaggatagtgattcggataaagaagatgagatacctgaggaagttgtcagagaggttgaaacctttgagaataagcctaagtccaacctggacgaaaccgaagcagtaaatttgggggacgccgagaccgtcaaggagacttgcATCAACATTCACTTATCACCAACAGAGAAAGAAGAGTACATTCGCTtcttaaaggaatatgaggacatttttgcatggtcatatgatgacatgaccggtttgagcaagtccatagtggctcacaagctgcctaccaatcccatgtgtccgccagtaaagcagaaactcagaaaattcaaactagatatgagcctgaaaatcaaagaggaagtcactaAGCATATCAAATCCAAAGTTCTGAGGGTtgttgagtacccaacttggttagccaacattgtgccagtttcaaagaaagatggaaaagttagaatatgtgttgactatcgagatttaaacagagcaagtcccaaggatgactttccactgccaaacatacacatcctgatcgacaattacaccaagcatgaactccaatattttgtagattgctttgcagattatcaccagatctggatggatgaagataACGCAAAGAAAAtcgcttttattacaccatgggggtatACTCTtgcaaaatgatgccatttggtcatgagggccatgacaaccatattccatgatatggtacacaaagaaatagaggtgtatgtggacgatgtcattatcaaatctaagAGGGTCGCGGATAACATAGCGGACTTCAGATAGTTCTTTgataggctaaggaggtacaacttaaagctgaaccccgcaaagtgtgcattcggggttcccgcaggaaagctaCTGGGATTCAATGTCAGTCGCTGAGGGATCAAGCTGGACCCGTCTAAAGTTAAGGCCATTCAGGAATTACCACTGCCTATGaccaaaaaggacgtgatgagcttcctaggacgtctcaactatatcaatcGCTTTATATCACAGTctacagtcatatgtgaacccatctttaagatgctgaggaaagatgttgaaacaagctggaccgaggatagTCAGagggctttcgacaaaatcaaggagtacttgtccacaccacCGGTCTTGGTCCCGTCAGAACTAGGACGACCTTTgatactctatctatctgtattggataGAACCTTcagatgtgttctgggacaacatgacgagacagggaggaaggagcaagccatatactacctaagtaagaaattcacaccttacgaagcatggTATTCTCTActagaatgcacttgttgtgctttgactcgGATGGaccaaaagctgaggcattacttctgtgcctataccacatacctcatatccaggatggatcttttgaagtacatatttcagaaacccatgccaactggGAAACTAGCCAAGTGACAGatattgttgagtgagtttgatattgtctacgtaactcaaaaggcagtcaagggacaaACATTAGCAGACCATCTTGTTGAAAattcggtgggaggagaatacgaacccctaaaaacgtattttcctgatgaagaggtgtcattcgtaggagaggacattaccgaagcattcgacggttggaggatgttcttcgacggagctgcaaattttaaAGGAGTGGGCATCAGAGCAGTATTGGTATAaaaacaggtcaacattatccggtatctgctaagcTTAGATTttcctacaccaacaacatggcggagtatgaagcctgcatactgggactcaacatggcaatcgacatgaatatttaGGAGCTGCTGGtcatcggtgattcagatttgcttgtgcaccaggtacaaggagagtgggacactaagaattccaagatattgccatatgtgcaccatgtataggaattgagaaagaggttcacgaagatagagtttcggcatgtacccagaattcagaatgagtttgccgatgtattggccaccttgtcatctatgatacaacatccagacaagaatttcattgatcccatcctagtgagaattcataatcaaccGGCATATTGTGCCCACATTGAAGAAGtgacagatggaaaaccttggttccatgacatcaaagagtatttggcgaaaggagaatatccggagcatgcaaaccacactcagaaacgcacgctCCGAAGATTgaccaatcacttcttccacaacggaggaaacttgtatagaagaactcctgatttgggatagctaagatgtgtcgacacaaaagaagcttctaaactacttgaggatATACATGCTAGGACCTGCAacccgcatatgaatggttttgtcttggccaagaagatactttgggccggttacttttggatgaccatggagaaagattgcatccagtatgtccacaAATGAtaccaatgccaagtgcatgccgatatgataaaagtgtcgcCAAATGAGATCAATGCAACAaactcaccttggccattcgccgcttgaggaatggatgtcatcggtcccaTCGACCCtactgcttcaaacgggcacaggtttattctggtagccagtgattacttcacaaaatgggtaaaggctgcaacttacaaagctgtaaccaagaaagtcgtcgcagactttgtcaaagatcgtattgtttgccgattcgaaGTTCCCGAGTCTATTGTCACTAATAATGCCGCCAATTTCAACAGTGGtatgatgaaagccatgtgtggcactttcaaaatcaagtataagaattccacaacctatagacctcagatgaatagagacatagaagctgccaacaaaaacatcaaaaagatactaaggaagatggtagaaaaccacaaacaatggcacgagaagctaccctttgctttgttggattaccgcactacagttcacacatcaactggggcaactccttacatgctggtttatggtaccgaagctatcATCCCAGTCGAGGTAGAGAtaccttctttaaggatcatacaggaagacgaactcagcgatgcagaatggataaggagccgctatgaacaattggcccttataagGATGAATGCAGTTGTCGCGCCCCCCCTTTTCCCCCCTTTCCAAATGGAAAGGAGTTTCCGGAttttgacattcatggggtaTAATGACTCATTTTCCTCTTTGGGAGTTGGGTATTTTGAAGAATCGCCACCTAATGGTTTGAGGCGCAATAGGACACCTACATAGTTCATTTACAACTATATttaataaccagagattgggtaagggcttgaaattattccaagggaaaggtgttaggcacccctcagaatccactagtgtggttcccggccagatagttcttttgtgaatttgtgcaaattAGTAAGTAatcaagtaaggctcaagtaagaggggatttaagttaaacacacacaagcatttgaaaacaattattgaaaggcaagGTATGAAAGAGTTATAAGCTAAACATGTTTGTAAAAAAgaataaagggggtcctaggtttatttataatatggatcacctcaatgcaatacccggtatgacactcctcaaaagaggggatacacgtggtattagcgcaccggtcatcatattcatatctaccatTCCCATCCTGTTAatgtattaaagcgcggattggtctcgacctctatttcatgctattacccgtccctttcctatcagtcccgaaggaatttttaggactactattcctaagagggaggattttaggctgactcttaggtttaaaaGTAAAAaggctaggcgacatacaaaaaaaaCACGTAGGACTACATTTAGAGGGAAACATGTAAGCAGTTgtaaggctcatgtatacctccgcaaataaagcacataaatagcacgaCTTAAACACACTTAAGGtctgaattataaaatcttaaagcagagtttgagtcagaaccagattcattatataactcagaaaagaagtttgaatcaggcatgcctgctgATTGTAGCAGTTGGTACTTAACAAAGGCAATTCTAGTTTTTATTTAAgtagttacctaaggcttgcctaggcgtaataatgatgtcctatgagcatgatatctatatggatttggaatgcagtagagcagtgattaattttaaacaggcgatttggatcctataggcatgctttctaattgtATTGATTTACACGAAAAGAGTAAGTTATTTAATCTAATTCAGACAGgcacgagtcaaactgatttttgactaaactggttttagacctTATATGTATGATCTCTATTACAGCTGATTTTAATcatataggcatggcatctaattaTTGAAAGCTGacttttaaccctataggcatgatatctaattatagccatttagatcctataggcatagtataTAAGTGTGGAAGTAAAATATGCGGAATTTATTTTAAATCAGAGCagaccctataagcatgatatctaccaaATTTACCCATGACATATAACTACCCAccttttttcactaatcaccccataattgtttacaaattataacagcccaaatgattgaattacaaaaaaGTGCAGAAATAggaaattacaaccaaaggaaagcctgatcttgacttcctctctgagttatgcaataaacCACTTCAGTGCTagaatttcaaagcctttcttatATCTGGgtgtatcaaagttccctaaggacctcatgggatcccgagcaatgcttacacccaggtttgcatagcCAGACAGAGATGAGTTCAGTGtgaaagggccagcccttatgtatCCAAGTTCAGATGGagatcaagggtcccaaggcaaggctcacacaagaggggcagaacctagattctaggaatatagtggaagtgcagaacatagtttgaaaaagaggtttattttttaaaagctGGTCTGACAGTCATTTTTGAAAGCAACGtaacagaatcagtagtcatacaaAAGGGGCAAGGGATTTTAGGGTACATTGTATGACCCCAGTATGGGCCTAGTTTGGTCGTGCACAACAATAGCTAATGCTGGCATGATCACAAACCAGCCaaaggaacacaaacacatagagaggatatgggggtttgggttTCATAAGGTAGCAAGTATacaacaagtgactgacagagtacacACATAGAGAAGCATTAATCTAAAAGGGGAAGGGAACACATTACAACATGCTAATAATGTGACTCAAATGCAAAAACATGagcagaagtagacaagaataAGAAACTGAGGCAACTAAAGAAAGCATGTTGTTGTTAaggcttgaaaattaactaggacatactagtagagaaacaaagtgcagaaaggtaaagcaagcaagattccacagtctagccttagCTTTCAGCCGGTTAGACAAAGCAGCAGAACAAGTAGCAGtgaagaaagagagagtttttaagtgtaagtgtgtgttctgaactcaaattgtcgtgtctttgaaagaagagagggtagggtatttatagttt comes from the Nicotiana sylvestris chromosome 4, ASM39365v2, whole genome shotgun sequence genome and includes:
- the LOC138889254 gene encoding uncharacterized protein codes for the protein MDVIGPIDPTASNGHRFILVASDYFTKWVKAATYKAVTKKVVADFVKDRIVCRFEVPESIVTNNAANFNSVHTSTGATPYMLVYGTEAIIPVEVEIPSLRIIQEDELSDAEWIRSRYEQLALIRMNAVVAPPLFPPFQMERSFRILTFMGYNDSFSSLGVGYFEESPPNGLRRNRTPT